The Lolium rigidum isolate FL_2022 chromosome 1, APGP_CSIRO_Lrig_0.1, whole genome shotgun sequence region GGTATAACCAATGCAGACCAACCTTGGAGTTTTACCGTAGAAATCATGACTCGGTACTCGAGGAGCACAACCAAAAATGCATTCCACATGTGCGGCCACCCCCTCTTGCCAAGGTTGTTGTTGCAAGTCGCCGAATACCTGACACACAGGAAGAACATGTAACGCATAAGCTTCATCACAACTAATACACCACTCCCACATTACAAACCTTCTATGGAAACCACCATGACTTTCTCCACCTGTGTCAATTTCATGGAAATCTATATTCAGACATGTTTAGTGGCACTGACACGAAAGCGAATCTTCAAGCAATGCCCTCATGAAGTACACAAGCTGAAGACAAGGGTCCGCACTACCGTATAGATTCCGCTCTAGATATCCAATACCACCATGCATCAATCAGCGGAAATCTCTGATCGGAAGACCACAACTAGTTCGCGTCTAGATCAAGGACACTGACATGAAGCACAATGATGAATTGGCAATCGAAGATCAGCAGGGCCAAACCGCCTTTATTCGCTAGACCAACATACCTCATCTCCCTGGCCGTACAGTAGAAAGCAGCCCCACACGCCCACACTGTCCCTGATCGGGCGTGAAACCCAGATCAAGCCATGAGGTTCAGATAAGATTAGAGCACCACGTTCCCTAGTGGCATTCCATTACCTCAATGTCGCCACGCTACGTGAGAACATCAGGCCCTCACCACCACGGCCACACCACCCAACCTCCCTAGCCAGCACCCCACCTCCAGCTATGGAGCACCAACACAGAGCACCTCTCTAATGCTTCGTCTTCAACGGGATGGCACATACAGTGGTGGCAGCATAGAAACATGTCCATCCGAGATTGGGGAGGGAGAGTTTTAGGTTGGGCGGGCGCCCCCGAAGCCGCTCGGGGGAGGATCCACTTGGGAGGGAGAGCAGCGATCATGAGACAAGTTGGCTCCTCCTGTATTTTGAAGGGAGATATAACACAGGGCATAATCTGAAATTGCAAATGAAAAACTTTGTGGAATTTGGATGAATTGATACGGCAAGTTGTTAACTCTAGTGTCGCCAGTGTTTCTCCATAGCATTTCTCTATAACGGATTGAAAGAGCAATTGACATGTAGCCAACtgatttagatttttttttttttggaaaaaggacAAAGCCCCTAAAATCGTGTTTGTTACATTTACGCTGTCACCACAAACTCCGTTGATTATTTTGCAGCGCATTTGTTTGCtatgaaaattttgttttttaaACAGGGTCGTTCTAGAAGGACCGAGAGCTTCATTCATAAGCCTCGAAGATACAACTTACGAAAAGGGCCCCAAGAAAACAGAAATAACAAACATACCCTTACAAATTACACAAAGAACCTTAGAAGATAAAGATGAAAAGGCTATTTAGGTCAACTCCTTCTCCATGGCAGCAAGGCTTGTTGCAATCAAGTTCCATGTCGAGACACAACCACTTGGGACATGGAGCTAGGAGCCAACTAAGCCGATACTAGAGGGCCTTCGCAGTGGCCCGATGACATGTAAGTTATAGAAGACCTAAAGCAGGGCCGCCCTTCGGCGATGGAGACCAGTGACGAAATCGGCGTCGTGGTGAACCTCCGGCAAGAAGCATATATGCTCCCTTGCTGCATATGCAGCCACCCAAGCCCACAAAACTCCTCCTTCCTCATTATCATGACAAGTGTGAGAGGAGGATCAGCTGGTCCAACCTTGGGCGACAGATGTACAGAAAGTAGCCATTTTTTTGAGATCTTTGCTTCCCATCGCCGCCACGCATACGGCTTCGACCGCCGAAGCACTGTGAGGGAAAGGAGAGAGACAAGGCAAAGCTAGGTCCGGCTGCTACGATCCGACGCCTCCCTCCCGACATAGACGCTATACGCCAATATAGGACGAACTACAAACCCTAAGGCTACTCCTATCTACTCCGGTGCCTCTCATATTGCAACTACGACTAGCTATTCCGGTGGAGAGGGCATCGGATTGGCCCGGCAAACGGTGGTTGACTCTCAAAGTAATGTGGACCCATGAGAGGGGGGAGGGGGAAATGAGCCTCCGCTATGGAGATTGGAACACATGATCTATCTAATCTTCTTTGCTAGTGTAGTATTCCCATGAGAATCAAGGAAAACAAGGGCACGCAGAACTCACTAGTGGAAAAACGCTgatcaataccggttccagagggccatttgcaccggtttagcaaccggtataaaatatccggtgcaaaaggccccccctttcctaccggttccttacgaaccggtatagatggccctccacgtgggcgcccaggagagcgcacgtcgatggacctttcgtaccggtttgtactacaaaccggTGGCAAAGGTAGGCTGCCTCGGCAGGAAAAATTCgagaatctctgccgcggcagagaattcagggtttagggtttctgtaggggtttaggggtatcggagcgtttcatatcgcgtcgatgcaccggaaatgcgtttgggtttacgtagtacatgaagatcaaggtgatgcatataaagttggtgcatataatataacacacatgtaattgcataagtagtactctccgatgcaaatcaagtcgatgcaccatagtacaagcatgaagatcgatctattacacacatgtaccatagtggtacactccgagtcaaactatatatacacacaaagcaatcgaggagctggagaagatctttatgcatagtggtactctccggatggtggtatgacttcccgaaggaaaaatcccgccaattcatcgccgattgctttgaagcgctcctcgattccgatcttctcccgctttcttctcaactgtaaaagaataagatgaatacatgagctatgtgtgttatatcaaatcacaaatcaaacaattattactgaaactcagcacaacttatggtaagaaaataaatttgtgaatattattttcgtacctctctatttctttcattattcgctctctcgccgacaattctgtggatgtactcgcaaacgtagtatccacatagattagtccccagtggttgttttgcgcatttctgtacaagaatataattcagtcaaacaataatgaagtatgataaaggtgtgtggacctaggtagtactacttactttgttcgcacgccatatcagcttcggtttccaatcatgggactgatcttcttcttccacatgggtacatgTCCATCAAcattcggaacagattgtccgccgggaccctttccaaagatcacttttaaatccttgaccatatcatatataacttccccagtagggcgggtaggcttcgtccggttatccgcctcacctccgaaatgctttcctctctttcttacgtgatgttgttttggaagaaatcgacgatgccctaggtacacattcttgtttcctaaATATATAGTGTCAGCCTCACCTAAACAGGTGTGTGCATgcgttgtatcccttgtttgactgccctgaaatgttactaagagcaggccaatcattgatggttacaaacaacaacgcccgtaggttaaattccttttgttcgtgctcatcccacacaggtacaccttcgtcatgccacaactgtaaaagttcttcaaccaacggcctcaggtacacatcaatgtcgttgccgggttgcctcgggccctggatgagcactggcatcataatgaacttccgcttcatgcacaaccaaggaggaaggttatagatacatagagtcactggccaggtgctatgactggagctctgctcaccgaaaggattaaagccatcggtacttagaccaaatcttaagttccttgcgtcatctgaaaatgacttgaactctctcgtcgatttttctccactcgcgacccatcggcggggtgtctcaagcatcaaatctttcttacggtcctctttgtgccatcgcaacaacttggcatgctctttgttttggaacaaacgtttcaaccgtggaattataggagcataccacatcaccttcgcaggaaccctcttcccgggggtggactcgccctcaacatcgccggggtcatctcgcctgatcttatacctcaatgcactacataccgggcatgcattcaaattctcgtactccccgcggtagaggatgcagtcattgatgcatgcatgtatcttctgcacctctaatcctagagggcagacaaccttctttgcttcgtacgtactagagggcaatacgttctcccctggaagcatcttctttattattttcagcaacttttcaaatcccttgtcagaagtaccattctctcccCTTCCATTgcaagcaattccagcgtggtacccagccttttctggccatcttcgcaatttgggtacaacagtgtcttgtgatcctctaacattttctcgcaacttcaacctctccttttcacttccgcagccttatcttcgcatcaagaatggcccgacccaaatcgtcatcgggtcatcaaaaatgggctcatcaaatatgggctcttcttcagccttcgtcttcccccattctactatcaccgtcttcggtgaacataggatagttgtcactatcctcttcttcttcgttgtcttccaatataatccctctttctccgtgcttggtccaacaattatagctgggcatgaaaccgttctgcagcaggtggacgtgaatggtctttgaggtagagtaatccgtcatattcttacaggaactacatggacaatagatgaaaccattcgaccgcctgtttgcctcagccacgttgagaaaataatgcatgccattaatgaagtcgggacggcaccggtcaccgtacatccattgtcgattcatctcgcattttatatgtatatcaaatatcattaattacacaacatcgtggatatatgagtgacaaactaaattaatattcaagttcatcgtataaaactaagttttatttataaaaaagaagaggctcaccgaggttgtacggtgccggctaggggacgacgccggcgatcgacggcggtaaggacggggatgatactaattaaaacctacaaaatataccataatttcagctcaaattgattataaaaaagtaaaaccCCTAACTTAggaatttcatcgaacaccttgctagcactagaaaaatagtacgagttaaaactaccaaagagatgtgctaaattaggaacgccggaagaaaggatgatattgctaacccttggatagatgaatgcccttaatcttgttaaaatggtggagaaaaaatagagatttattggagtgtgagaggtgcaaaaattttgtgtgtgagaggaagaagagaaaaatgagatgaaGAGAAGAGCCGGCCAGGGGACGGGCTCGAGACTTGATGATAATATAGGgggcaccctttggtaccggttcgtgttaaaaaccggtaccaaaggtcctacccgagccccaccacgcgtctgacaaatggccgaagacctttcgtaccggttcctaacacgaaccggtacgaaagcccctcacgaaccggtgccattgctcctcgcCCGCCTGAGCCCCCGAACCGGTGCAGATTGCCCCATtggcaccggttcgtaagggaaccggtaccaatggcttagatggatgccccattttccactagtgactaCGAGCAACGGTGTGCTACCAGCCATCCACATCCTGCTAGCTCGAACAGCATTACTTGACTTGTTCCCCATCCTCCATCGGCTCTATCACCAGCGAAAATTGGCGGCCACTCCCACGTAAAGTCTATACACGTGCAGCTACGGAGATCGCCGAGACAACAAACTCGTGTGACCGGCGCCGCTGGCGGCTAAGCACGGCGCACCTCCACCGTCACCCGGGCCAGCTCCATCGAGCCACCCGCAGCCAAGCTTGTGGATTTAAAAACTTCCAACTTGTTCTTCCAAATGGCCCGTCTCCTACTTATACCACTACTAGTTCACTTTTCCTCCACCGCACTCGATCCATATCACAAGCTCGCCTTCACCTTCACAGAGCGCATTCATCGGAATGGCTCCCAGCAGCGATGCCGCCTGCCCCAGCAGCGAGGTCGAGATCGAGCTCTTCCCCTTCATCCGCGTCTACAAGAACGGCAAGATCGAGCGCCTGTTCGGCACGCGCACCGTTCCGGCGTCCCTCGACGCCACCACGGGCGTGGCCTCCAAGGACGTCACCATCGACCCGGCCACCGGCCTCTCCGTCCGCCTCTACCTCCCGCCCGCAGCCAGTGGCGCCAAGAAGCTGCCCGTCCTCGTGTACGTCCACGGCGGCGGCTTCATGGTCGAGTCGGCGGCCTCCCCGACGTACCACCGCTACCTCAACgcgctcgccgcccgcgccggcgcCATCGCTGTGTCCGTCGAGTACCGCCGCGTGCCGGAGCACCCGCTCCCCGCGGCCTATGACGACTCCTTGGCGGCGCTCGCGTGGGCGGTTGACGCATGCGCCGCCGGTGGCGGGGGATCGGAGCCGTGGCTCGCGGCGCACGGGGACGCGTCCCGCGTGTTCCTCGCCGGCGACAGCGCGGGTGCCAACATCGCGCACAACGTCGCCctgcgcgccgccgccgagggCGCGGTGATCGCCGGCGTGATGTTGCTGCACCCCTTCTTCTGGGACCCGTCGAACAGCATGTCGCCGGAGCTGGAGGTCAGGATCCGGCGCGAGTGGCGGTTCATGTGCGCGCGGGCGGATGCCAAGTTGGACGACCCGAGGATCTGCCCGACGTCCGCCGGGGCGGTGCCGCTGCTCGCGGCGATGCCGTGCGGGAGGGTGATGGTGGCCGTGGCCGAGGACGACTTCCTGGTGGCCAAGGGGCGGGCGTACCACGCGGCGCTGCTCGCGAGCGGGTGGCGCGGGGAGGCGGAGCTGGTGGACACACCGGGGCAGGACCA contains the following coding sequences:
- the LOC124707229 gene encoding tuliposide A-converting enzyme 1, chloroplastic-like; translation: MAPSSDAACPSSEVEIELFPFIRVYKNGKIERLFGTRTVPASLDATTGVASKDVTIDPATGLSVRLYLPPAASGAKKLPVLVYVHGGGFMVESAASPTYHRYLNALAARAGAIAVSVEYRRVPEHPLPAAYDDSLAALAWAVDACAAGGGGSEPWLAAHGDASRVFLAGDSAGANIAHNVALRAAAEGAVIAGVMLLHPFFWDPSNSMSPELEVRIRREWRFMCARADAKLDDPRICPTSAGAVPLLAAMPCGRVMVAVAEDDFLVAKGRAYHAALLASGWRGEAELVDTPGQDHVFHLLRPGTEAAAEMLGRVADFISRA